Proteins from a genomic interval of Mycolicibacterium grossiae:
- a CDS encoding PTS transporter subunit EIIC codes for MSEATESTAAQAKSRLRIPGFAQLQRLGKSLMLPIAVLPAAGILLRLGQPDLLGKIDAPVIGAFFQAMSAAGGALFNHLPLLFAVGVAIGFARKADGSTALSAVVGYLVVEAVFETMSPIVLAGELDKAGEQAQINYSVFAGIVVGLLTAWLFDRYHTIELPSYLGFFGGRRFVPIIVSLASLFLAFAMSYFYPIFDAGLTGLGEFITGAGAFGAFVYGFANRMLIPLGLHHIPNSYIWFLYGDYQSPGGEVFTGDIPRFTAGDPTGGAYTAGFFPILMFGLPAAALAMIHVANKRQRRVAVGILSAAALTAFLTGVTEPLEFAFMFVAFPLYVVHAVLTGLSLALAYLLDVHLGFSFSAGLIDLLLYGTAPAAKNIPILIGMGVAFAVLYYVLFRVVITRWNMRTPGREPEAEFDAEQRANLGEGAASVTTVAVDDDNGAGAGVATATASQAEQLIEAFGGRDNLVNVDACITRLRTEVRDTAKVDHARLKSLGAAGVVEVGHNVQAVFGTRAEALKNDINDVL; via the coding sequence ATGAGTGAGGCGACCGAAAGTACTGCCGCGCAGGCGAAGTCACGCCTGCGCATTCCCGGCTTCGCACAGTTGCAGCGGCTCGGCAAGAGCCTCATGCTGCCAATCGCGGTGCTTCCCGCCGCGGGCATCCTGCTGCGTCTCGGACAGCCCGACCTGCTGGGCAAGATCGACGCGCCGGTCATCGGCGCCTTCTTCCAGGCGATGAGCGCTGCCGGCGGCGCGCTGTTCAACCACCTGCCGCTACTCTTCGCGGTCGGCGTCGCGATCGGCTTCGCGCGGAAGGCCGACGGTTCCACCGCCCTGTCCGCCGTCGTCGGATATCTGGTCGTGGAGGCCGTGTTCGAGACGATGTCGCCCATCGTGTTGGCCGGCGAACTCGACAAGGCCGGCGAGCAGGCGCAGATCAACTACAGCGTCTTCGCGGGCATCGTGGTGGGCCTGCTGACGGCCTGGCTGTTCGACCGGTACCACACCATCGAGCTGCCGTCGTACCTCGGCTTCTTCGGCGGCCGCCGGTTCGTCCCGATCATCGTGTCCCTGGCATCACTGTTCCTGGCCTTCGCGATGAGCTACTTCTACCCCATCTTCGATGCCGGTCTCACCGGCCTCGGCGAGTTCATTACCGGTGCAGGCGCATTCGGCGCGTTCGTCTACGGCTTCGCCAACCGCATGCTGATACCGCTCGGCCTGCACCACATTCCGAACTCCTACATCTGGTTCCTCTACGGCGACTACCAGTCCCCGGGTGGCGAGGTGTTCACCGGCGACATCCCACGGTTCACGGCGGGCGATCCGACCGGCGGCGCGTACACGGCCGGGTTCTTCCCCATCCTCATGTTCGGTTTGCCGGCCGCTGCGCTGGCGATGATCCACGTCGCGAACAAGCGGCAGCGCCGCGTGGCGGTGGGCATCCTGTCGGCAGCCGCGCTCACCGCCTTCCTCACCGGCGTCACCGAACCGCTCGAGTTCGCCTTCATGTTCGTGGCCTTCCCGCTGTACGTAGTGCACGCCGTGCTGACGGGCCTTTCGCTCGCGCTCGCCTATCTGCTCGACGTCCACCTCGGCTTCTCGTTCTCGGCGGGCCTGATCGACCTGCTGCTGTACGGGACCGCCCCGGCCGCCAAGAACATCCCCATCCTCATCGGCATGGGCGTGGCGTTCGCCGTCCTCTACTACGTCCTGTTCCGCGTCGTCATCACGCGCTGGAACATGCGGACGCCGGGCCGGGAGCCGGAGGCGGAGTTCGACGCCGAACAGCGGGCGAACCTCGGCGAGGGCGCCGCGTCGGTGACCACGGTCGCCGTCGACGACGACAACGGCGCCGGCGCCGGCGTCGCGACGGCGACCGCCAGCCAGGCCGAGCAGCTCATCGAGGCCTTCGGCGGCCGGGACAACCTCGTCAACGTCGACGCGTGCATCACCCGGCTGCGCACCGAGGTACGTGACACCGCGAAGGTCGATCACGCACGACTCAAATCCCTCGGCGCAGCGGGCGTGGTGGAGGTGGGCCACAACGTTCAGGCTGTGTTCGGTACACGGGCCGAGGCGCTCAAGAACGACATCAACGACGTCCTCTGA
- a CDS encoding PTS sugar transporter subunit IIA produces the protein MQTTTVIAPVAGRAVPLSDVPDPVFSQGMVGYGAAVDPPRAVIEAVAPVGGTVLKLMPHAYVVLTPEKVGVLVHLGLDTVALDGEGFTAHVSQGDDVTAGQRVITYDVPAVVAKGLNPIVPVVVMDLRDADRVMAAEAVLEGAEIDAGTALFTAHG, from the coding sequence GTGCAGACGACGACGGTGATCGCTCCGGTGGCGGGACGCGCGGTGCCGCTCTCCGACGTGCCCGATCCGGTCTTCAGTCAGGGCATGGTGGGCTATGGCGCCGCCGTGGACCCGCCGCGCGCGGTGATCGAGGCGGTGGCTCCGGTCGGGGGCACGGTGCTCAAGCTGATGCCGCACGCCTACGTCGTCCTGACACCGGAGAAGGTCGGCGTGCTGGTGCACCTGGGCCTGGACACCGTCGCGCTCGACGGCGAGGGGTTCACCGCGCACGTCTCGCAGGGCGACGACGTGACCGCCGGGCAGCGCGTCATCACCTACGACGTCCCCGCGGTCGTGGCCAAGGGGCTGAACCCCATCGTGCCGGTGGTGGTGATGGACCTGCGCGATGCCGACCGGGTGATGGCCGCCGAAGCGGTGCTGGAGGGTGCCGAGATCGACGCCGGCACCGCGCTGTTCACGGCACACGGCTAG
- the nagA gene encoding N-acetylglucosamine-6-phosphate deacetylase, producing the protein MLLTADTVVTGPDVLRPGWIETSGDGVRAVGTGAPPRPADHELGPVTVIPGFVDTHVHGGGGAEFAQASDAATEAAVQVHRAHGTTAIVASVVTAAPDDLLRQVRHLAGQVRAGILDGIHLEGPWLSTLRCGAHDPALMRDPDPAEIDRLLDAGAGAVRMVTIAPERPGALDAIRRFADAGVVVAVGHTEATYARTLEAVEAGATVGTHLFNAMRPIDRREPGPVVALLEHPAVTVEVITDGVHVAPAIYRHVVRSAGPGRVSLITDAMAATGMSDGTYRLGGLAVDVAGGVARVAGTETIAGSTATMDRVFRYALAHCGLPPEPALHLAVEQSSLNPARALGLSIGLSAGAPADLVVLDAGHAVTAVLRRGRWVVAP; encoded by the coding sequence GTGCTGCTCACCGCGGACACCGTCGTGACCGGACCGGACGTGCTGCGGCCCGGGTGGATCGAGACGTCCGGCGACGGCGTGCGCGCCGTCGGCACCGGGGCGCCGCCACGCCCCGCCGACCACGAACTCGGGCCGGTCACCGTGATCCCCGGGTTCGTCGACACCCACGTGCACGGCGGCGGCGGAGCGGAGTTCGCACAGGCGTCCGACGCGGCGACGGAGGCCGCGGTCCAGGTGCACCGCGCGCACGGCACCACCGCGATCGTCGCGTCCGTGGTGACCGCGGCGCCCGACGACCTGCTGCGCCAGGTCCGTCACCTCGCCGGCCAGGTCCGCGCCGGGATCCTCGACGGCATCCACCTGGAGGGCCCCTGGCTGTCGACGCTGCGCTGCGGCGCCCATGACCCGGCGCTGATGCGCGACCCGGACCCCGCCGAGATCGACCGTCTCCTGGACGCGGGGGCCGGAGCCGTCCGCATGGTGACGATCGCGCCGGAACGTCCGGGCGCGTTGGACGCCATCCGCAGGTTCGCCGACGCCGGCGTGGTGGTGGCGGTCGGCCACACCGAAGCCACGTACGCTCGGACGCTCGAGGCCGTGGAGGCCGGCGCGACCGTCGGCACGCACCTGTTCAACGCGATGCGGCCCATCGACCGTCGAGAGCCCGGACCCGTGGTGGCGCTGCTGGAGCACCCCGCCGTGACGGTCGAGGTGATCACCGATGGCGTGCACGTCGCGCCGGCGATCTATCGGCACGTGGTGCGCAGCGCCGGTCCGGGGCGGGTGTCGCTGATCACCGACGCGATGGCCGCGACCGGGATGTCCGACGGCACCTACCGGCTCGGCGGGCTCGCCGTCGACGTCGCCGGTGGCGTCGCACGGGTGGCGGGCACCGAGACCATCGCCGGAAGCACGGCGACCATGGATCGGGTCTTCCGCTACGCGCTGGCGCACTGCGGTCTGCCGCCGGAACCGGCGCTGCACTTGGCGGTCGAGCAGTCGAGCCTCAATCCAGCTCGCGCACTTGGTCTTTCGATTGGTCTGAGCGCCGGCGCGCCGGCCGACCTGGTGGTTCTGGACGCGGGGCACGCCGTCACCGCGGTGTTGCGCCGCGGTCGGTGGGTGGTGGCGCCCTAG
- a CDS encoding TetR/AcrR family transcriptional regulator, translating into MPRPNRQIERREEILDAAIGLIERHDLATLRIADVAAELGLTANAVRYYFKDMHELLAELALRSDVRFYDERLAIAETTDGSPQRLAYVIAAGLPTGPEDAEWRAIWRAVLAAGFELDQRRDVQGIYHRQVGLYERILTAGETDGSFRLATPARDVAMTLMALEDYLGYRIVARDPAVDRLTALRLVRDYAHLATGSALPETV; encoded by the coding sequence GTGCCACGGCCGAACCGTCAGATCGAACGCCGCGAGGAGATCCTCGACGCGGCGATCGGGCTCATCGAGCGGCACGACCTCGCCACGCTGCGGATCGCCGACGTCGCCGCCGAACTCGGGCTGACCGCCAACGCGGTGCGCTACTACTTCAAGGACATGCACGAGCTGCTCGCCGAACTGGCGCTGCGCTCCGACGTCCGGTTCTACGACGAACGGCTCGCGATCGCCGAGACCACCGACGGTTCCCCGCAGCGCCTCGCCTACGTGATCGCCGCGGGCCTGCCGACCGGCCCGGAGGACGCCGAGTGGCGGGCGATCTGGCGGGCGGTGCTCGCCGCCGGCTTCGAACTCGACCAGCGCCGCGACGTACAGGGCATCTACCACCGGCAGGTGGGGCTCTACGAGCGCATCCTCACCGCCGGGGAGACCGACGGCAGCTTCCGGCTCGCCACGCCGGCGCGCGACGTCGCGATGACGCTGATGGCCCTGGAGGATTACCTCGGCTACCGCATCGTGGCGCGCGACCCGGCCGTCGACCGCCTGACCGCGTTGCGGCTCGTCCGCGACTACGCGCACCTGGCGACGGGGTCCGCGCTGCCCGAGACGGTCTAG
- a CDS encoding DmpA family aminopeptidase has translation MRARDLGVVVGVHPTGEHNAITDVPGVRVGHVTLHDDGPPAVHTGVTVVVPHDDIWTEPVFAGAHRLNGSGELTGLEWIRESGELTTAIGLTNTHSVGVVRDALVDAQIGARGEGVYWSLPVVGETYDGLLSDINGHHVRAEHVHQALADARGGPVAEGNVGGGAGMICHEFKGGIGTASRVTDTAAGRYTVGALVQANHGRRERLRVNGIGVGARIGPDVVPLPGVPAQFERGSGSIIVLVATDAPLLPHQCTRLAQRAALAVANVGGTGEQYSGDLMLAFATGNRGIPSYAWDEDPQAERPEVPLRMVAPQLMTRLFDLTVEATEEAIVNALVAATTLTGRHGMTVHALPHDLLAQACFQEER, from the coding sequence ATGCGCGCTCGAGATCTCGGCGTCGTCGTCGGGGTGCACCCGACCGGAGAACACAACGCCATCACCGACGTACCCGGCGTGCGCGTCGGGCACGTGACCCTGCACGACGACGGCCCGCCGGCCGTGCACACCGGCGTCACCGTCGTCGTGCCGCACGACGACATCTGGACCGAACCGGTGTTCGCGGGTGCCCACCGACTCAACGGCAGCGGCGAGCTGACCGGGCTGGAGTGGATCCGCGAGTCCGGCGAACTCACCACCGCCATAGGTCTGACGAACACGCACAGCGTCGGCGTCGTTCGCGACGCCCTGGTCGACGCCCAGATCGGTGCCCGCGGCGAGGGTGTCTACTGGTCGCTGCCGGTGGTGGGGGAGACCTACGACGGCCTGCTCAGCGACATCAACGGCCACCACGTCCGCGCCGAACACGTGCACCAGGCGCTGGCCGACGCGCGCGGCGGCCCGGTCGCCGAGGGCAACGTCGGTGGTGGTGCCGGCATGATCTGTCACGAGTTCAAGGGCGGCATCGGCACCGCATCGCGCGTCACCGACACCGCCGCCGGCCGCTACACCGTCGGCGCGCTGGTGCAGGCCAATCACGGCCGGCGGGAACGGTTGCGCGTCAACGGGATCGGCGTCGGTGCCCGGATCGGTCCGGACGTGGTGCCGCTGCCCGGCGTGCCCGCGCAATTCGAACGCGGATCGGGGTCGATCATCGTCCTCGTCGCCACCGATGCGCCGCTGCTCCCGCACCAGTGCACCCGCCTCGCGCAGCGCGCCGCACTGGCCGTCGCGAACGTCGGCGGCACCGGTGAGCAGTACAGCGGCGACCTGATGCTGGCCTTCGCCACCGGCAACCGCGGCATCCCGTCCTACGCCTGGGACGAGGACCCGCAGGCCGAGCGGCCCGAGGTGCCGCTGCGGATGGTCGCGCCGCAACTGATGACGCGGCTGTTCGACCTCACGGTCGAGGCCACCGAGGAAGCCATCGTCAACGCGCTGGTCGCCGCCACCACGCTCACCGGACGTCACGGCATGACCGTGCACGCCCTGCCCCACGACCTGCTCGCGCAGGCCTGCTTCCAGGAGGAACGATGA
- a CDS encoding APC family permease, translating to MTTTGTENGTDTGAGRLRGHLGSVAVVFMVVAAAAPLTVIGGNMPLAMALGNGAGAPVGFVLAALVLLVFSVGFVTMTPHVPEAGAFFSYVTVGLGRRLGTGIAVVALIAYTAIQVGIYGYIGWAIDDTVRFYGGPEVPWPVYAFAVLAIVALLGYRHIDLSAKVLGIALALEIGIVLLLDVVIVGKPGPAGLTLDSFRPEVFTSGTLGIAVLFALTGFIGFEATAVFRDEARDPERTIPRATYAAVLIIGGFYALTCWAFVVATGPDEVSATAQRTLDGEGNMLLDTTGAMLGALGRDVVNVLLLTSLFACVLSFHNVIARYQFVLSGRGLLPTRLGVVHDRHRSPAFSSVVQTVTAAVIVALLAVFGVDPLVGVFGSMAGVATVGMVLLMFTTSVAVLVFFVRHRAESRGRLWQTRIAPAVACVGLLTSLWLVLSNFTLVTGGSVALSAALAAVPFVGLLVGVALGSRLRVPATR from the coding sequence ATGACCACGACGGGCACGGAGAACGGCACCGACACCGGCGCCGGGCGGCTACGCGGGCACCTCGGCAGCGTCGCGGTGGTGTTCATGGTCGTCGCGGCGGCCGCGCCGCTGACCGTGATCGGCGGCAACATGCCGCTGGCGATGGCGCTGGGCAATGGTGCCGGCGCACCGGTGGGCTTCGTCCTCGCCGCACTGGTGCTGCTGGTCTTCAGCGTCGGCTTCGTGACGATGACGCCGCACGTCCCCGAGGCGGGAGCGTTCTTCTCCTACGTCACCGTGGGTCTCGGCAGGCGCCTGGGCACCGGCATCGCCGTGGTCGCGCTGATCGCCTACACCGCCATCCAGGTCGGCATCTACGGCTACATCGGCTGGGCCATCGACGACACCGTCCGGTTCTACGGCGGCCCGGAGGTGCCGTGGCCGGTGTACGCGTTCGCCGTACTCGCGATCGTCGCGTTGCTTGGGTACCGCCACATCGACCTCAGCGCCAAGGTGCTCGGCATCGCGCTGGCCCTCGAGATCGGCATCGTGCTGCTGCTCGACGTCGTCATCGTCGGCAAGCCCGGGCCCGCCGGGCTGACGCTCGACTCCTTCCGCCCCGAGGTCTTCACCAGCGGCACCCTGGGCATCGCGGTCCTGTTCGCGCTCACCGGGTTCATCGGCTTCGAGGCCACCGCGGTGTTCCGCGACGAGGCACGCGATCCCGAGCGCACCATCCCGCGCGCCACCTACGCCGCGGTGCTCATCATCGGCGGGTTCTACGCGCTGACCTGCTGGGCGTTCGTCGTGGCCACCGGCCCGGACGAGGTAAGCGCCACGGCGCAGCGCACCCTCGACGGCGAGGGCAACATGCTGCTGGACACCACGGGTGCGATGCTCGGCGCACTGGGCCGCGACGTGGTCAACGTCCTGCTGCTCACCAGCCTGTTCGCCTGCGTGCTGTCGTTCCACAACGTCATCGCCCGCTACCAGTTCGTGCTGTCCGGGCGCGGGCTGCTGCCGACCCGCCTGGGCGTCGTGCACGACCGACACCGGTCGCCGGCGTTCTCGTCGGTGGTGCAGACCGTCACCGCGGCGGTCATCGTGGCGCTGCTGGCGGTGTTCGGCGTCGACCCACTGGTCGGGGTGTTCGGCTCGATGGCCGGTGTCGCGACCGTCGGCATGGTGCTGCTGATGTTCACCACGTCGGTTGCCGTGCTGGTCTTCTTCGTGCGTCACCGCGCCGAGTCGCGCGGCCGACTCTGGCAGACGCGGATCGCGCCTGCGGTCGCCTGCGTCGGCCTGCTCACCAGCCTGTGGCTGGTGCTGTCCAACTTCACGCTGGTCACCGGTGGCAGCGTCGCGCTGAGCGCGGCCCTGGCCGCGGTGCCGTTCGTAGGCCTGCTGGTGGGCGTCGCGCTCGGCAGCCGGTTGCGCGTGCCGGCTACCCGGTAG
- a CDS encoding GNAT family N-acetyltransferase, whose translation MTEIEEALPVLPRELTDVTDEVRAVPAPPTPVLAEPYFFRLADADADAALISEWMNRPHLAEAWEYDNPPGWWRNHLRAQLIGDYSRPFVGSFKGQEMAYLEVYRAAKDSIAPRYACDPHDLGLHAAIADLKFVNKGIAPILLPRVVASLFDLEPRCRRIMFDPDHRNSGARAVCEWAGCTFLGEHDMANRRMALYALPRTPEDAPQR comes from the coding sequence ATGACCGAGATCGAAGAGGCACTGCCGGTGCTGCCGCGCGAACTGACCGACGTCACCGACGAGGTCCGGGCCGTTCCGGCCCCGCCGACGCCGGTGCTCGCCGAGCCCTACTTCTTCCGGCTCGCCGACGCCGACGCCGACGCCGCTTTGATCTCGGAGTGGATGAACCGGCCGCACCTCGCGGAGGCGTGGGAGTATGACAATCCGCCCGGCTGGTGGCGAAACCACCTGCGGGCGCAGTTGATCGGCGACTACTCGCGGCCGTTCGTCGGCAGCTTCAAGGGCCAGGAGATGGCCTACCTCGAGGTGTACCGTGCGGCGAAGGACTCGATCGCCCCGCGGTACGCGTGCGACCCGCACGACCTCGGTCTGCACGCCGCCATCGCGGACCTCAAGTTCGTCAACAAGGGCATCGCGCCGATCCTGCTGCCCCGCGTGGTGGCCAGCCTGTTCGACCTCGAACCCCGGTGCCGCCGCATCATGTTCGACCCGGACCACCGCAACAGCGGCGCCCGCGCGGTGTGCGAATGGGCTGGCTGCACCTTCCTCGGCGAGCACGACATGGCCAATCGCCGGATGGCGCTCTACGCCCTGCCGCGCACCCCCGAGGACGCGCCGCAGCGCTGA
- the mbtN gene encoding mycobactin biosynthesis acyl-ACP dehydrogenase MbtN has product MTATTDAPPVSTTGNETAEDYAALLDRVFDERITAWTAQAEATERFPRQLIEYLGASGVFAAKWPPGQQQSDVAKVITLARKLGTLGSAGIGVGVGLHDSAIAILRRFGKSDYLKDIAEQAIRGEAVLCIGASEQSGGSDLQIVGTEVRTDGAGFRVTGIKKYVSLSPIADHVMAVARSVDHDPNSKHGSVVVIAVPLAQCEIQTPYRKVGAGPLDTAAVHIDTWVPADALVARAGIGLAAISWGLAQERMSVAGLVSTSAQRVIGITLARMMVRRQFGHTLYEHQALRLRLADLQARVDMLRYALDGVAATGRLDLRAAAAMKVSAARLGEEVVNECMHIFGGSGYLVDETPLGRWWRDMKLARVGGGTDEVLWELVAAAMKPDHDGYAEFDQLP; this is encoded by the coding sequence ATGACCGCGACGACGGACGCACCGCCGGTGTCGACCACCGGGAACGAGACGGCCGAGGACTACGCCGCGCTCCTCGACCGGGTCTTCGACGAGCGCATCACCGCGTGGACCGCGCAGGCCGAGGCCACCGAACGCTTCCCGCGCCAGCTCATCGAATACCTCGGTGCCAGCGGCGTGTTCGCCGCCAAGTGGCCGCCGGGTCAGCAGCAGTCCGACGTCGCGAAGGTCATCACGCTGGCCCGCAAGCTCGGCACGCTGGGTTCGGCGGGCATCGGCGTGGGCGTCGGCCTGCACGACTCGGCGATCGCGATCCTGCGCCGGTTCGGCAAGTCGGACTACCTCAAGGACATCGCCGAGCAGGCCATCCGCGGCGAGGCGGTGCTGTGCATCGGCGCCTCCGAGCAGTCCGGCGGATCGGACCTGCAGATCGTCGGCACCGAGGTGCGCACCGACGGCGCCGGCTTCCGGGTCACGGGCATCAAGAAGTACGTGTCGCTGTCCCCCATCGCCGACCACGTGATGGCCGTCGCCCGCAGCGTCGATCACGACCCGAACAGCAAGCACGGCAGCGTCGTCGTCATCGCCGTGCCCCTGGCGCAGTGCGAGATCCAAACGCCCTACCGCAAGGTGGGCGCCGGACCGCTCGACACCGCCGCAGTGCACATCGACACCTGGGTACCCGCCGACGCGCTGGTCGCGCGCGCAGGCATCGGCCTCGCGGCGATCTCCTGGGGCCTGGCGCAGGAGCGCATGTCGGTGGCCGGGCTGGTCTCGACCTCGGCGCAGCGGGTCATCGGTATCACGTTGGCGCGCATGATGGTTCGTCGACAATTCGGCCACACGCTCTACGAGCACCAGGCACTGCGGCTGCGGCTGGCCGACCTGCAGGCCCGGGTGGACATGCTGCGCTACGCCCTGGACGGCGTTGCGGCGACCGGCAGGCTGGACCTGCGGGCCGCCGCCGCCATGAAGGTCTCGGCCGCGCGCCTCGGCGAGGAGGTCGTCAACGAGTGCATGCACATCTTCGGCGGCTCCGGCTACCTGGTGGACGAGACGCCGCTGGGCCGGTGGTGGCGGGACATGAAGCTCGCACGGGTCGGCGGCGGCACCGACGAGGTGCTGTGGGAGCTGGTGGCGGCGGCGATGAAGCCCGACCACGACGGCTACGCGGAGTTCGACCAGCTTCCCTGA